The genomic stretch GCCACGGTCACCGCCACCGCGGCGTCCTCTGCATCGTTGTGCTTGAATCCGTTCGTAGTAAGTTCTCGAATCGCTCTCTCCAGGTCCCCTTCGACTTTGAGGGAGGTGTCTGGGATTGTCGTCGTAATAACACTATCCGGTGCGGTGGCGTCGGCCACCGCGTCCTGAACGACCGCATCGAGGGTGCGCATTGTTCGCTCCCCAGAGTCCTCAGTGAACGTCCTCTCGATACGCCGTGCCTGCCGGCTTATCTGGAGGAGGTCGTCGACTGCCTGAGAGATCTGTTCGAGTGCGGACCGCGGTCCACTCGTTCCCGAGTCTGCGAGCAGGTCAGCGTACCCCTCGATGACATTCAGTCGATTCCGCACGTTGTGCCGGAGGACACGGTACAATACTTGGAGTTGTTGCTGGCGTCGGCGTTTGTCCGTAATCTCGGCGTTGATCGCGACCAGGTAATCGATGCTGTCGGTTCCCATTTTGACGGGGGCAATCGTCTGATCGACGTGCTGGCGTCGCCCGCTCTTGTGGCGGTTGATAATTTCGCTCCGCCACGTTTCCCCAGACAGCACCGTCTGCCAGAGGTCGCGGTAGAACTCCTGGTCGTGTGCTCCCGATTCCAGAATCCGTTGATTCCGGCCGAGCACTGCCTCTCTACTGTACCCCGTCATCTCGACGAACGCTGAGTTGACGTACTGGATCGTTCCGTCGGGGTCAGTGATATAAATCGCTTGACCGGCGTGTTCGACCGCGTGCTGGAATATCTGGGCGTCTTCTCTCGCTCGAATGTCCGCGATTGCGCGGCCGATTGTCTTCCCGAGATTGGCGAGGACGTCTCGTTCGTCACCGACGAACGCATCCTTGCGGTGAGTGTACAGGTTCAGGATGCTGAACACCTCGTCGTCGTAGTGAATCGGTATCGCAGCAGTCGATTTGACGCCAAACCTCGACAGGGATTCCCGCCATGGCTCCATCTCTGGGGCCGTGGAGACGTTCTGGACCGTGCAGACCGACGTGGTTTCGAGTGCCCGCCCAGAAGGCCCACGGCCTGTCGGTGTATCGTCGGTTGTTATCCCGGCATCGTCGAGGTAGTCTGCTGCATCGTCGCTCATGGCCCGTGGGACAATGGTGTCGTCGTCTGATCGTTCACCGATCCAGGCGAACTGGTACGCACCTGACTCCGATAGGTTCCGGCAGACAGCCGTTTCGAGGTCGTCTCTGTTCGCTGCCTGCACGACTGCTCTCGTCGTCTCGTGGAGCGTTCGATTGATGCGGTTCAATTGTGCGGGGCGGTCCCGTTGACTCTCGATTCGACGAGCCCGCTCGGGGTGCTCCGTCACGTCACAGATGCTGAACACGACTCTCGAACCCGCTTGGCAATCTAAGGGGCTCGCTGAGGCCTCCACTTCGATTTCAGAGCCGTAGCCAGTCTTACAGACGAGCTCCACCGTCTGGCTCTTTCCCTCATCGATCACACGGTCGATGAAACACTCGTAGGCGTCCGCGTTCGTGGGATAGAGATCTTCCGCGGGAGACAGTGCTACGAGTTCTGACTCTGCGTACCCGAGGACGTCCGTTGCACGGGAGTTACAGTTGAGGACACTATCTTCCTCGGCGTCGATGACGAGTATCGCGTCGTTGACCGCTTCGAAGACCGCGCTGTAGCGTGCCTCGGTACGCTCTAACGTGGTCGACCGATTCTCCGAGAGGCGTCGTCGCTCCATGAGATTCTCGAGGCGGTGTTCGAGCGTCGGTGGATCGACGGGGGCGGAGACTGTGTCATCAATAATCTCCCACACACTGTCGGTGAACGAGGGGTCATCCGTGGTGTAAACGAGGAGAATGGGGTAGAACTGTGAGTCCGCCTGATCTTTCCGGGACTGGAGCCAATCCTGATAACGTGCTACAGACGGCTCGTCGACGACGACCAAGTCGGTTTCCGGAGGGGAAGCGGACGGCGAGAGTTCACGCGACGTAAACTCAGGTTGCTTCCGGAACCACGTCGCAAGCTGGCGGCAGTTTTCGTCGTTTTCGACCAAGAGCCCGACGAGGTCCGTATCACTGGCTGAGTTCGAGCCCACCGTGTGGATCTGGTCGTTGTCCATCTTATGGGCGGTCGGTCGTTGCCGGTGACTCGGAAGCGGTCTGCTTGAGGCTGACGTTCCACACCTCGAAACGCCCACCATCCGTCTCACTCTTCGTCATGGTAATGTTCTGAACATATGAGCTCGCGATGTACTCGACAATCGGCAACCAGAGACCAGTTCCATCTACGTGCGTACTATACCCTGACTCAAAGATGTCGGCGCGCGCTAAATAGGGGGTTCCTGCTTCATCGGCCGCGACGTAGAACTCGTCAGGGAGAATATCCGGTGTCACCCTCACTGGTGGGTTGTTATGCTCCCTGGCGTTCTGGTCAGGGTTCGTGAACAGCTCATTGAGTGTCCTCCGCATCGTCCGAATCGAGCAGAGAGCTTCGACTGTATCGATATTCGAGTAGCTTGCTCTTCGGCGGCGGTCGGTAAGCCGGTGGTGTCGTTCATGTACTCGCTGGAGTGTCTGGCTGGGTCTGAATCCATATCTCGCCGTCCCCGTGGACCGTTAAGAGGCAGCCACTGTACGGAAACGTGACACAGCCCGACTCTCGGTCGAGGCCAGTTGATTCAACAGGGCCGAAAATCTGGTCCAATGCGTCGGAATCCACACGGTCGAAAAGTGGGGGTAGCTCGCTGATGTCAGCCTCTAGTATAGCCGCGACTGTAGTCACGAGCGTCGTACTGAGCGGCTCGTCTGCTTGCCAATCGTGGACTACAAGATAGGTCCCAGTCGTCGGGTTGGATTGGAGCGTAACGGTCCTTGAGCCGACCGATATCGTTGTTTCTGTCTCTAACAACCCGAACTCTTCATTACTGTCGGCTAGTGTGTTCTTGCCCATGTGGTTAATCACCTCGCTGCCGGTTCCCAAGGCAGCGAAGGATTCCGCGGAAGTCCTCATAATCGAAGCCCTCGTTCGTCTCTGCCAATGCCGCCTTGAGGTCAGAGATCTCAGATTCGAGTCGCGCGTATTCTTCGCTCTCTGAGCGTTCGACTTCGCTGAGCTCTGACTGTAGGATCGACCGCTTCCTGACGAGTGCATACAGGTCCTGGACCCGTTCCTCGTAGTCTCTCTGCTTCTCGAGTCGCTGAACTGCGTCAAGGAGACTGTCTTTGTCGATTGGCTTGAGAAAGTAGTCGTCGAAGGGCATGTCGACGATGTCGACGTCAGGATTGACTGCGGTTACCATCACCCGGCGACATTGCGGGTAATCCTGGGCAATCCAGTCCAAGACTTCGTCACCGGATTCTTCCGGGAGTCGTCGGTCGAGGAGCGCGACGTCGACATCCTCGTCGAACTTTTCGTATGCTTCCGCTGCCGTGTATGCGGTTCGGACGTCGTACGCTTCAGAAAGCCAGACCGTGTACAAGTCGGCAAGCCCTTCATCATCCTCGAGAACGAGCACTACTGTTTGCTTCGGGGGATCCGAAGGTGGGGACATGATAGGTATGCTCTCTCACTCAATACACCGACATAATATATTGGCTGATATATCCTTGGAGCGTTCTGGAAAGGGCTGATATATCCAGATTTTTAAGTAGTATTTTATTTTACTCTGGATACTCCGTTGACCCCGGCCGGTGACGCCCCCCAATAAGTGCACCTAGGAGCTTTCGTTCTGCCGAACGAAGATGCGTGTTGAACGAGGACGAGGAGATTCCCATCTGTTCCGCCAGTTCCTGCCCGCTGAGCTCTTTTGGCGACTCGAAGTAGCCGCCGTGATACGCGAGCTCGACCACCTCCCGTTGACGGTCAGTTAACCGCAGCAGTGCCCGTTCGGCGAATTGGTTTCCACTCCAGAAGTCATCCGTCAGCTTTTCGGAGCCGAGCAGTGTTGCATTCGGGTACTCAGTAGAGACAATTTCGACCGCCCGATGCACCGGAATCGTCGGCGGGGTCACGACCCGAACGCGAACGCTGGACTGGTCGTCACCGATGATATTTTCGAGACGAATTCCATACTTCGCGAGGGTACTGGCGATAAACGTGTCCGAGATCGTAATCTGGAACAGGACATCATCCTCAGACTCCCTGACCTTCGTGACTGACGAGATGACTAAGGCTTGCTGCGTCTCCTCGAGGAAGGCCTTCGTCGAACACCCAAGTACTCGAACGAAGACCGTCGCTTCGTCACCGTCCTTCCCACGAAGCCCCTCGAATATGATTGTGCAGCCGCTATCTCGCGCGATGCGCAGGAGAGGGCACGCTTCGGATTCGATACTGAACCGCAAAGCGGTTCCCTGCTGGGACAGGAGGGCGTTCGTTCGTTCACTCTCCTTTATAGCGTACCCCATGAACCCACCCCAGTCCTCGAGGGCCTCCTGTAATCGGTGCGAGAACCCATCACGCGTCTCAGCATAAAGCGTCAGCACACCGTAGAAGACACCCTGAAACACGATCGGAACCGAAATTACCGACAAGAAGTTCCGGCGGGTCGCTTCACGCCGCCAGGGTTCCTGCTGGATGTCTCTCGCAGTATTATCGACCATAACCGACTCGTTGGTCTTAGCGGCCCGAACAGCCGGCTCCGACGACCCGTCGTCCAGTGATAGCGAACAAGCATCGAGATACCCCTCGTTCCGACCGGACCAGGCCCGTGGCTGGAGTTCGTCACGCTCGGGTGACAACTCCGCGATCCAGCCGAACGCGAACGGGCCCTGGCTGCAGAGTGCATCACAAACCCTTTGTTCGAGTTCCGCTCGCGTCTCGGATTCCGTTGCACTCTGAGTGAGGTTCCGAATCTGCGAGTTGAGGTCCTCGACACGCTGAAGCGTCTCCGTTTGTGCTTCTAACTCCATCTCACGGCGACGGAGCTGTTGCTCGCGATTTACTCGTGTAAACACGGACTCGGCATTCCGCGAGAGCAGTTCGAGCAGACGACGGTCCTCCTGGTCGAACGTGTCTACGGTCGTTGCACCACAGATGATGACCCCGAACTCACCGATCGGGACGGCGAGCTGACTACGAATCGGTGTGTCAGGGTTGTAGACCGCTTCGTGGGCCCGGACATCGCCGACGCAGACCGTCTCGTTGCCGAGGAACGCCTCGCCGGCCACACTCTTCGTGAGCGGGTATGACGGCAGGTCGCCAACGACGTCTGGGACATCGTCGGAATACGCGATTGGCGACAGCAAACCTGCGTCGGTGTCGACAAGGTTGACGGAGACGAGTTCTAGTCCGAGACTGTCGATAGCTGTATCGACGATCGCCTGGGCGACCTCTGCTTCAGTCTCCGAGTGGACGAGTTCCCCGGCACTCTCGTGGAGTTCCTCCAGCGCCGTCTCGTACCAGACGTAGTTCGAGATGTTCTTGAACGACGCGTGAACGCGCTTCTCGCCGTCTTCGTCGATAACCGCGAGGCTGACTTCGACAGGAACGTGGGTGCCCTCGGCGTCGACAAGGTACATCTGGTCTCCGTTCGGAAGGTATCTCCTCGTCCCGCCTTCCGAGACGTGACTCCGGATACTCTCTTTGTACCGGTCTTCTTGTCCATTCGGGGCGAAAGCGAGTACGGAATCGCCGACCAGTTCATCCCGTGCTCGTCCAGTCAGGGCCTCTGCGCTCTCGTTCAATTCTT from Halobacterium jilantaiense encodes the following:
- a CDS encoding ATP-binding protein — its product is MRRTLNELFTNPDQNAREHNNPPVRVTPDILPDEFYVAADEAGTPYLARADIFESGYSTHVDGTGLWLPIVEYIASSYVQNITMTKSETDGGRFEVWNVSLKQTASESPATTDRP
- a CDS encoding HalX domain-containing protein encodes the protein MLVLEDDEGLADLYTVWLSEAYDVRTAYTAAEAYEKFDEDVDVALLDRRLPEESGDEVLDWIAQDYPQCRRVMVTAVNPDVDIVDMPFDDYFLKPIDKDSLLDAVQRLEKQRDYEERVQDLYALVRKRSILQSELSEVERSESEEYARLESEISDLKAALAETNEGFDYEDFRGILRCLGNRQRGD
- a CDS encoding PAS domain S-box protein encodes the protein MDNDQIHTVGSNSASDTDLVGLLVENDENCRQLATWFRKQPEFTSRELSPSASPPETDLVVVDEPSVARYQDWLQSRKDQADSQFYPILLVYTTDDPSFTDSVWEIIDDTVSAPVDPPTLEHRLENLMERRRLSENRSTTLERTEARYSAVFEAVNDAILVIDAEEDSVLNCNSRATDVLGYAESELVALSPAEDLYPTNADAYECFIDRVIDEGKSQTVELVCKTGYGSEIEVEASASPLDCQAGSRVVFSICDVTEHPERARRIESQRDRPAQLNRINRTLHETTRAVVQAANRDDLETAVCRNLSESGAYQFAWIGERSDDDTIVPRAMSDDAADYLDDAGITTDDTPTGRGPSGRALETTSVCTVQNVSTAPEMEPWRESLSRFGVKSTAAIPIHYDDEVFSILNLYTHRKDAFVGDERDVLANLGKTIGRAIADIRAREDAQIFQHAVEHAGQAIYITDPDGTIQYVNSAFVEMTGYSREAVLGRNQRILESGAHDQEFYRDLWQTVLSGETWRSEIINRHKSGRRQHVDQTIAPVKMGTDSIDYLVAINAEITDKRRRQQQLQVLYRVLRHNVRNRLNVIEGYADLLADSGTSGPRSALEQISQAVDDLLQISRQARRIERTFTEDSGERTMRTLDAVVQDAVADATAPDSVITTTIPDTSLKVEGDLERAIRELTTNGFKHNDAEDAAVAVTVATTGREATPRGTVTIRDNGPGIPEQERAVLREGEETPLLHGNGLGLWLVNWVVTELGGTIDIRDADPQGSIVTISVPLID
- a CDS encoding HalOD1 output domain-containing protein translates to MGKNTLADSNEEFGLLETETTISVGSRTVTLQSNPTTGTYLVVHDWQADEPLSTTLVTTVAAILEADISELPPLFDRVDSDALDQIFGPVESTGLDRESGCVTFPYSGCLLTVHGDGEIWIQTQPDTPAST
- a CDS encoding GAF domain-containing protein, with translation MRGQRTSKPTSDQRATGTLIATKEGEIKFCDEAVCDELGYDSLRGANLFETLVPADRRTDARQMFDQRVTETQESGEWETTVRTAENRDCTILWADIIDGADRTAIIGRLTEQRSSSDDRFFEHDINPYQALVDHFPNGLITLFDADLRFRIVGGPVFDDIDLSPDCVRGERLRDVFPTENADELRPLFRGALSGEVGSTTLSLEDRFFNVQVLPIRNDDGAIVAGMTVSQDVTAQRAREQELQMARNRYESLIENAPVPIFVTNEKGGIEELNESAEALTGRARDELVGDSVLAFAPNGQEDRYKESIRSHVSEGGTRRYLPNGDQMYLVDAEGTHVPVEVSLAVIDEDGEKRVHASFKNISNYVWYETALEELHESAGELVHSETEAEVAQAIVDTAIDSLGLELVSVNLVDTDAGLLSPIAYSDDVPDVVGDLPSYPLTKSVAGEAFLGNETVCVGDVRAHEAVYNPDTPIRSQLAVPIGEFGVIICGATTVDTFDQEDRRLLELLSRNAESVFTRVNREQQLRRREMELEAQTETLQRVEDLNSQIRNLTQSATESETRAELEQRVCDALCSQGPFAFGWIAELSPERDELQPRAWSGRNEGYLDACSLSLDDGSSEPAVRAAKTNESVMVDNTARDIQQEPWRREATRRNFLSVISVPIVFQGVFYGVLTLYAETRDGFSHRLQEALEDWGGFMGYAIKESERTNALLSQQGTALRFSIESEACPLLRIARDSGCTIIFEGLRGKDGDEATVFVRVLGCSTKAFLEETQQALVISSVTKVRESEDDVLFQITISDTFIASTLAKYGIRLENIIGDDQSSVRVRVVTPPTIPVHRAVEIVSTEYPNATLLGSEKLTDDFWSGNQFAERALLRLTDRQREVVELAYHGGYFESPKELSGQELAEQMGISSSSFNTHLRSAERKLLGALIGGRHRPGSTEYPE